Proteins from a single region of Sphingomonas swuensis:
- a CDS encoding class I adenylate-forming enzyme family protein yields the protein MPSELDQRYDAVLAAVTGPGGRVVVGKDPEGRTAVTNFPATLPAFFKTFCTLNGQVEGVIAGDERLTFAELDRVSDELARALVGIHGIAKGDRVGIAMRNCPAWIVSHMAVLKAGGISTLLNGWWQSAEMSHALELTEPKLIIADEPRAKRIAAACGPWPIVSLPIERPIAEALAPLMEGDASGAELPEIGPDDDATILFTSGSTGGAKGALSTHRAVTQGVYTYATSIMCLLGIMQSMGNEPKNPPKTLVNVPLFHVTGEVPVLLNSFVIGRGMVLLPKWDAGEALRLIEKEKVTYFVGVPTMSLEMMNHPDRDRFDLSSLTDIAAGGAPRPVAHVERLKESFETAQPALGYGLTETNAVGCGNYWGNYIAKPASTGRALPYVEIAILGAQDTHLPQGERGEVGIRSAANIKGYWKNPEATVDAFSSDGFLKTGDIGYLDEDGYLFIVDRKKDIIIRGGENISSAEVEAAIYACEEVAEASVFGVPDERLGEIPLCVVVPAEGSDLDEAALRSFLAPRLAAFKVPDRFVFARESLPRLGTGKIDRVALKAQFAA from the coding sequence ATGCCGAGTGAGCTCGACCAACGTTACGACGCCGTTCTTGCGGCGGTCACGGGGCCGGGCGGTCGGGTGGTGGTCGGCAAGGATCCCGAGGGACGGACCGCGGTCACCAACTTTCCCGCGACCCTGCCCGCCTTCTTCAAGACCTTCTGCACCCTCAACGGCCAGGTCGAGGGTGTCATCGCGGGCGACGAGCGGCTGACCTTCGCCGAGCTCGACCGGGTCTCGGACGAACTCGCCCGCGCGCTGGTCGGGATCCACGGAATCGCCAAGGGTGACCGGGTCGGGATCGCGATGCGCAACTGCCCGGCGTGGATCGTCAGCCACATGGCGGTGCTCAAGGCGGGCGGCATCTCGACGCTCCTCAACGGCTGGTGGCAGAGCGCGGAGATGAGCCATGCGCTCGAACTGACCGAGCCCAAGCTGATCATCGCCGACGAACCGCGGGCCAAGAGGATCGCGGCGGCCTGCGGGCCGTGGCCGATCGTATCGCTGCCGATCGAGCGGCCGATCGCCGAGGCACTGGCACCGCTGATGGAGGGTGATGCGAGCGGCGCCGAGCTGCCCGAGATCGGTCCCGACGACGACGCGACCATCCTGTTCACCTCGGGCTCGACCGGCGGTGCCAAGGGCGCGCTGTCGACGCACCGCGCGGTGACCCAGGGCGTCTACACCTATGCGACCAGCATCATGTGCCTGCTCGGAATCATGCAGAGCATGGGGAACGAGCCCAAGAATCCGCCCAAGACACTGGTCAACGTGCCGCTGTTCCACGTCACCGGCGAGGTTCCGGTGCTGCTCAACAGCTTCGTCATCGGGCGGGGCATGGTGCTGCTGCCCAAGTGGGACGCGGGCGAGGCGCTGCGGCTGATCGAGAAGGAGAAGGTGACCTATTTCGTCGGGGTCCCGACGATGAGCCTCGAGATGATGAATCATCCCGACCGCGACCGCTTCGACCTGTCGAGCCTGACCGACATCGCCGCCGGCGGGGCTCCGCGGCCGGTCGCGCACGTCGAGCGGCTGAAGGAGAGCTTCGAGACCGCGCAGCCCGCGCTCGGCTACGGCCTGACCGAGACCAACGCGGTCGGCTGCGGCAACTATTGGGGAAATTACATCGCCAAGCCGGCTTCGACCGGCCGCGCGCTGCCCTATGTCGAAATTGCAATCCTCGGTGCCCAGGACACGCACCTGCCGCAGGGGGAGCGCGGCGAGGTCGGAATCCGCTCGGCCGCCAACATCAAGGGCTATTGGAAGAACCCCGAGGCGACGGTCGACGCCTTCTCGTCCGACGGCTTCTTGAAGACCGGCGACATCGGCTACCTCGACGAGGACGGCTACCTGTTCATCGTCGACCGCAAGAAGGACATCATCATCCGCGGCGGCGAAAACATCAGCTCGGCCGAGGTCGAGGCCGCCATCTACGCCTGCGAGGAGGTCGCCGAAGCCTCGGTGTTCGGAGTACCCGACGAGCGGCTGGGCGAAATCCCGCTGTGCGTGGTGGTGCCGGCCGAGGGGAGCGACCTCGACGAGGCAGCGCTGCGGAGCTTCCTCGCGCCGCGACTGGCGGCCTTCAAGGTGCCCGACCGCTTCGTCTTCGCACGCGAGAGCCTGCCCCGGCTGGGCACGGGCAAGATCGACCGGGTAGCGCTCAAGGCCCAGTTCGCGGCTTGA
- the lgt gene encoding prolipoprotein diacylglyceryl transferase gives MNSVSSAGIDFTKLGLSPVALDLGFFELRWYSLAYLAGIFLGYWYLLRLIRQPGAPMARRHADDLVFFAALGVILGGRLGYVLFYRPGFYAENPLEIFKLWDGGMSFHGGVIGTSLGIIYMSWKEKLQWLRVHDYVACVVPIGLFTGRLANFVNGELWGAPTTVPWAVRFPEVVAGVVVLGPPRHPSQLYEAALEGILLFAILAILFWRTRARYQPGLLVGAFLFFYGLFRFGVEFIREPDNHLRQFAEATGLHMGQWLCVPMILGGLYLMATAKGRRERIEPTVGLESVA, from the coding sequence ATGAACAGTGTATCATCCGCCGGCATCGACTTTACCAAGCTGGGCTTGTCGCCGGTGGCCCTCGACCTCGGCTTCTTCGAGCTTCGCTGGTACAGCCTTGCCTATCTTGCCGGCATCTTCCTTGGTTACTGGTACCTGCTCCGGCTGATCCGCCAGCCGGGTGCGCCGATGGCCCGGCGCCATGCCGACGACCTCGTCTTCTTTGCCGCGCTCGGCGTGATCCTCGGCGGCCGGCTCGGCTACGTCCTCTTTTACCGCCCCGGCTTCTACGCCGAGAACCCGCTCGAGATCTTCAAGCTGTGGGACGGCGGGATGAGCTTTCACGGGGGCGTCATCGGCACCAGCCTCGGGATCATCTACATGAGCTGGAAGGAGAAACTGCAGTGGCTCCGGGTCCACGACTATGTCGCCTGCGTGGTCCCGATCGGCCTCTTCACCGGGCGCCTCGCCAACTTCGTCAATGGCGAACTGTGGGGCGCTCCGACCACCGTGCCCTGGGCCGTCCGCTTTCCTGAAGTGGTCGCCGGCGTGGTCGTGCTCGGACCGCCGCGCCACCCGAGCCAGCTCTACGAGGCCGCGCTCGAGGGCATCCTCCTCTTCGCCATCCTAGCGATCCTCTTCTGGCGGACCCGTGCCCGCTACCAGCCGGGGCTGCTCGTCGGCGCCTTCCTCTTCTTCTACGGCCTGTTCCGCTTTGGGGTGGAGTTCATCCGCGAACCCGACAATCACCTGCGCCAGTTCGCCGAGGCGACCGGGCTGCACATGGGCCAGTGGCTGTGCGTGCCGATGATCCTAGGCGGCCTCTACCTGATGGCGACCGCCAAGGGCCGGCGCGAGCGGATCGAGCCGACCGTGGGTCTGGAGAGCGTCGCCTGA
- a CDS encoding class I SAM-dependent methyltransferase — protein sequence MFDRLRADGPITLEAFMGACNDYYYATRDPLGSSGDFTTAPEISQMFGELIGAALVDVWRRAGAPASVRYVEIGPGRGTLAADALRVMHSAGLAPPVHLVETSPVLREAQLAAVPGATHHDSIGDLPGDAPLLVVANEFLDALPIRQHVAGIERHVELIGDGLAFDRDGEVVESSPARDEAVSALSEGLVALGGVALLIDYGHERSAPGDTLQAVRGHAFAPALDRPGEQDLTSHVDFERVAAVAREAGAFVTAPAEQGSWLERLGIQARARRLAQAAPGRAGEIEAARARLCRPDAMGSLFKVLAIHSPDWPRPAGL from the coding sequence TTGTTCGACCGGCTCCGGGCGGACGGACCGATCACGCTCGAAGCCTTCATGGGCGCCTGCAACGATTATTATTACGCCACCCGCGATCCGCTCGGGAGCAGCGGCGACTTCACCACCGCGCCCGAGATCAGCCAGATGTTCGGCGAGCTGATCGGCGCTGCGCTGGTCGATGTCTGGCGGCGCGCAGGAGCACCGGCAAGCGTCCGCTATGTCGAGATCGGGCCGGGGCGGGGAACGCTCGCCGCCGACGCGCTCCGGGTGATGCACTCGGCCGGCCTCGCGCCCCCCGTGCACCTCGTCGAGACCAGCCCGGTGCTTCGCGAGGCCCAGCTTGCCGCGGTGCCCGGGGCGACCCACCACGACAGCATCGGCGACCTGCCCGGCGACGCGCCCCTGCTGGTTGTCGCCAACGAGTTTCTCGACGCGCTTCCGATCCGCCAGCATGTCGCCGGGATCGAGCGTCACGTCGAGCTGATCGGAGACGGCCTCGCCTTCGACCGTGACGGCGAGGTGGTGGAAAGCTCGCCCGCCCGTGACGAGGCGGTCTCGGCGCTGTCCGAAGGGCTGGTGGCGCTCGGCGGAGTCGCCCTCCTGATCGACTATGGCCATGAACGCAGCGCGCCCGGCGACACGCTCCAGGCGGTCCGCGGCCACGCCTTCGCGCCCGCCCTCGACCGCCCGGGCGAGCAGGACCTCACCAGCCATGTCGACTTCGAGCGGGTCGCGGCCGTTGCCCGCGAGGCGGGTGCCTTCGTGACCGCGCCGGCCGAGCAGGGCAGCTGGCTCGAGCGTCTCGGGATCCAGGCCCGCGCCCGGCGGCTGGCCCAGGCAGCGCCCGGGCGCGCCGGCGAGATCGAGGCGGCCCGCGCCCGCCTGTGCCGGCCCGACGCCATGGGCAGCCTGTTCAAGGTGCTTGCCATCCACTCGCCCGATTGGCCAAGACCCGCCGGACTATGA